Proteins co-encoded in one endosymbiont 'TC1' of Trimyema compressum genomic window:
- a CDS encoding NTP transferase domain-containing protein: MKISSVGGVIAAASNSAAYPLLQLGTMTSIRRIVVSLKQAGVFPIVVVTGANEGEVRYQLSANGIVFLLSEETEAPELIESARLGLSFLENKCEKVIFAPVNIPLFSPNTLDSLIQSKKRIATPSYQGKGGHPVCLETSIISKILAYKGVGGLRQAIASMEEEREWVNVEDPGILLTIHNRKELEEYTEVHNKEIIRPIVQLNMEHDSILFNTRTKLLLVLIAHTHSVRGACNLMSISYSNGWDMLNRIEHELCYLLVDRKHGGSKGGRTDLTKEGYDFLKAYQKMEENVSKFTKEQFEELLLKPGIV, translated from the coding sequence ATGAAAATTAGTAGTGTAGGCGGTGTTATAGCCGCAGCAAGTAACTCAGCAGCCTATCCGTTGCTTCAATTGGGAACAATGACAAGCATAAGAAGGATTGTAGTCAGTTTAAAGCAGGCTGGTGTTTTTCCTATTGTTGTTGTAACTGGAGCTAATGAAGGAGAAGTGCGTTATCAGCTTTCTGCAAATGGAATAGTTTTTTTATTAAGTGAAGAAACTGAAGCACCAGAATTAATTGAGTCTGCTAGACTTGGTCTTTCATTTTTAGAAAATAAATGTGAAAAGGTTATTTTTGCACCTGTCAATATTCCATTGTTTTCTCCAAATACTCTTGATAGCTTAATTCAATCAAAAAAAAGAATTGCAACGCCTTCTTATCAAGGTAAAGGAGGACATCCTGTTTGTTTAGAAACAAGTATTATTTCTAAAATACTAGCTTATAAAGGGGTAGGTGGTTTGAGGCAAGCGATAGCATCTATGGAAGAGGAACGAGAATGGGTTAATGTAGAAGATCCCGGTATTTTGTTAACAATTCATAATAGAAAAGAATTAGAGGAATATACAGAAGTACATAATAAGGAAATTATTAGACCAATTGTGCAGTTAAATATGGAACATGATAGCATTCTTTTTAATACGAGAACAAAATTATTATTAGTTTTAATCGCTCATACACATTCTGTTCGAGGGGCTTGTAATCTAATGTCTATATCTTATAGTAATGGATGGGATATGCTGAATAGGATTGAACATGAGTTATGCTATTTACTAGTTGATCGAAAGCATGGTGGCAGTAAGGGTGGGAGAACCGACTTAACTAAAGAAGGGTATGATTTTTTAAAAGCATACCAAAAAATGGAAGAAAATGTTTCGAAATTTACTAAAGAGCAGTTTGAAGAACTATTGCTCAAACCAGGTATTGTATAA
- a CDS encoding xanthine dehydrogenase family protein molybdopterin-binding subunit, with translation MDISKSVKKRDHELKIAGEAIYVADYPTEGMLFGKVLRSIHPRARVLNVALPQLPEDYLYIDRNDVPGINEVHIVQDDTPVFANETVEYIGEPIGMIIGPDEERVDALLKDIVVSYEVLPSVLTIEDSDTVFFNYKHSKGDVDKAFKEADKIYEEVFETGYQEHAYLETQGMIAEPQKDRIIIHGSMQCPFYVHNAVKKVLGIDDNQIEVQFDTTGGAFGGKEGYPSILACQVAVAANKAKKPVCLIFNREEDMSFSSKKHPGKYTYKVAVKNKQVTAMDINLKFNSGAYTTLSPVVLQRGTICANGVYNIPNLRAEGKAIKTNTVPNGAFRGFGAPQVFFASEMMMNHIAKDLGIDPLEFKMKHIYKLGDETSTQGKHHFPVPLNSMVKQVIEKSQYKRKYDEYQHLKGRFRKGIGISMFYHGCGFTGNGERDLIKSIVKLHKFSSGKVEILVVNTDMGQGLKTTLSKIVGKELNIPVDEIIIRNPNTTRVPDSGPTVASRSLMIVGELLRKASIRLKDEWVDGKEQLIEEHYKHPEFLVPFSLENFVGDAYPAYSWAVNVVEIEVDTVTGVNKIINSYGVYDVGTPIDTNIVIGQMEGGLAQTLGHSSMELMPYDLSGKIRNNTYSDYIIPTAMDIPNMECSLHVEKYTNGPYGAKGAGELPAVGGTAAYSAALEQALGNISINHIPFSAEDAMKVLRKEAK, from the coding sequence ATGGATATTAGTAAATCAGTAAAAAAGAGAGACCATGAATTAAAGATTGCTGGTGAGGCAATTTATGTGGCTGATTATCCAACAGAGGGCATGTTATTTGGAAAAGTCTTACGTTCAATTCATCCCAGAGCAAGAGTATTAAATGTGGCATTACCTCAATTGCCAGAGGATTATTTATATATAGATCGAAATGATGTACCTGGTATAAATGAAGTCCATATTGTGCAGGATGATACACCCGTTTTTGCCAATGAAACAGTGGAGTACATTGGAGAACCCATTGGAATGATTATTGGACCAGATGAGGAGCGTGTGGATGCTTTATTAAAAGATATTGTAGTGAGTTATGAAGTGTTACCTTCTGTTTTAACTATAGAAGATTCTGATACAGTCTTTTTTAACTATAAGCATAGTAAAGGAGATGTAGATAAAGCTTTTAAAGAAGCTGATAAAATATATGAAGAGGTATTTGAAACAGGTTATCAAGAACATGCATATCTTGAAACTCAGGGAATGATTGCTGAACCTCAAAAAGATAGAATAATTATTCATGGTTCTATGCAATGTCCGTTTTATGTACATAACGCAGTTAAGAAAGTTTTAGGGATTGATGATAATCAAATTGAAGTGCAATTTGATACTACTGGCGGGGCTTTTGGTGGAAAGGAAGGGTATCCTTCAATTTTAGCATGTCAAGTTGCTGTGGCTGCTAATAAAGCGAAAAAACCTGTTTGCTTAATATTTAACAGAGAAGAAGATATGTCTTTTAGTAGTAAAAAACACCCTGGCAAATATACATATAAAGTAGCAGTCAAAAACAAGCAAGTAACTGCTATGGATATTAACTTAAAATTTAATAGTGGAGCTTATACTACTCTTTCACCAGTAGTATTACAAAGGGGCACTATATGTGCTAATGGCGTTTATAATATTCCTAATTTAAGGGCTGAAGGTAAGGCAATTAAAACTAATACAGTTCCTAATGGAGCATTTAGAGGTTTTGGTGCTCCTCAGGTTTTCTTTGCTTCTGAAATGATGATGAATCATATTGCAAAAGATTTAGGGATTGATCCTTTAGAGTTTAAAATGAAGCATATTTATAAATTAGGCGATGAAACTTCTACTCAAGGTAAGCATCATTTCCCAGTTCCATTAAATAGCATGGTAAAACAAGTTATTGAAAAAAGTCAATATAAAAGAAAGTATGATGAATATCAACATTTGAAGGGAAGGTTTAGAAAAGGAATCGGAATTTCAATGTTTTATCATGGTTGTGGTTTTACTGGTAATGGTGAAAGGGATTTAATAAAATCTATTGTTAAACTGCACAAATTTAGCAGTGGAAAAGTTGAGATACTTGTTGTAAATACAGATATGGGACAAGGTTTGAAAACAACTTTATCAAAAATTGTTGGAAAAGAATTGAATATTCCTGTTGATGAAATTATAATTAGAAATCCAAATACTACCAGAGTTCCTGATTCTGGTCCGACTGTTGCTAGTCGCTCTTTAATGATTGTAGGCGAATTACTACGCAAAGCTTCTATTCGTTTGAAAGACGAATGGGTTGATGGTAAAGAGCAATTAATTGAAGAACATTATAAGCATCCTGAGTTTTTAGTTCCATTTAGTCTCGAAAATTTTGTTGGTGATGCATATCCAGCTTATTCATGGGCAGTTAATGTTGTTGAAATTGAAGTGGACACTGTTACTGGTGTAAATAAGATTATTAATTCATATGGTGTTTATGATGTTGGGACACCAATTGATACAAATATTGTTATTGGACAAATGGAAGGTGGTCTTGCCCAAACTTTAGGGCACTCTTCTATGGAATTGATGCCTTATGATTTAAGTGGGAAAATAAGAAATAATACATATAGTGATTATATTATTCCAACTGCCATGGATATTCCAAATATGGAGTGCTCATTACATGTGGAAAAATATACTAATGGTCCATATGGCGCTAAAGGTGCAGGAGAGTTACCTGCAGTTGGAGGAACAGCTGCTTATTCTGCTGCGCTTGAACAAGCTTTAGGTAATATTTCAATTAACCATATTCCATTTAGTGCTGAAGATGCAATGAAAGTATTGCGAAAGGAGGCTAAATAA
- a CDS encoding ATP-binding protein — translation MNRVLENIITNGLTYAKSKVDIFVYTKERSLCFQVKDDGLGFNHENIKEIFKSFYQGKNSKQGKNSKGSFGLGLAISEILCKKHCGNIHINNLNSEFLVTVSFSIE, via the coding sequence ATTAATAGAGTTCTTGAGAATATTATAACCAATGGCCTTACTTATGCAAAAAGCAAAGTTGATATTTTTGTTTACACTAAAGAGCGAAGTCTCTGTTTTCAAGTGAAAGATGATGGCTTAGGATTTAATCATGAAAATATTAAAGAAATTTTCAAATCCTTCTATCAAGGGAAAAACAGTAAGCAAGGGAAAAACAGTAAGGGTTCCTTCGGATTAGGTTTGGCCATTAGTGAAATTCTATGCAAAAAGCACTGCGGTAATATTCATATTAACAATTTAAATTCTGAGTTCCTTGTTACCGTTTCATTTTCAATAGAATAA
- a CDS encoding (2Fe-2S)-binding protein: MSEIKFILNDKEVVWEGNKAARLLDVLREELGDTSVKCGCKEGECGACSVIIDGKLANSCMVAMGRIEGSEIITVKGYKKTKRFKVLSDAYGEASAVQCGFCIPGMILASECILRENPHPTEAEIRVGISGNLCRCTGYNAIVKAIDIAAKEGEGLW, translated from the coding sequence ATGAGTGAAATTAAATTTATATTAAATGATAAAGAAGTTGTATGGGAAGGCAACAAAGCAGCTCGTCTATTAGATGTTTTACGTGAAGAATTAGGTGATACAAGTGTGAAATGCGGTTGCAAAGAAGGTGAATGTGGTGCCTGTTCTGTGATTATTGATGGCAAATTAGCCAATTCTTGTATGGTTGCTATGGGGCGTATTGAAGGTAGTGAAATCATTACGGTTAAAGGCTATAAAAAGACCAAGCGTTTTAAAGTACTAAGCGATGCTTATGGAGAGGCCAGTGCTGTTCAATGTGGGTTCTGTATTCCTGGCATGATTTTAGCTTCTGAGTGTATTTTGAGAGAAAATCCGCATCCTACTGAAGCAGAAATTAGAGTAGGCATCTCAGGTAATCTTTGTCGTTGCACAGGTTATAATGCAATTGTAAAGGCTATAGATATTGCTGCAAAGGAAGGTGAGGGATTATGGTAA
- a CDS encoding FAD binding domain-containing protein: MMVSYLPTNIKDALELRSQKSVVPYGGGTDLMIEAEKNISYLFLHKVPEMKKIKEADDFIHIGASCTFTEVAKNPLCPPILKDAIEQIAAPAIRNMGTIGGNIGNGSPKADTALVFFATDAKLRLMSKDNERIIPIKSFYKGKKQLDLKSDELIVEVLFPKAALGNYYYQKVGARKALAISRISFAGLLKMENDIIVNCATAFGAVSDVVIRREDIDALFIGKTINEAKTLKEAYLKAYDEAIVPIRGRVSEAYRKDVCMNLLKDFLNINGI, encoded by the coding sequence ATTATGGTAAGCTATTTGCCAACAAATATTAAGGATGCTTTAGAGCTTAGGAGCCAGAAATCAGTAGTGCCTTATGGTGGTGGCACTGATTTAATGATTGAGGCAGAAAAAAATATTAGTTATCTTTTTCTCCATAAAGTTCCTGAAATGAAAAAAATTAAAGAAGCAGATGATTTTATTCATATTGGTGCATCTTGTACATTTACTGAAGTTGCTAAAAATCCTCTTTGTCCTCCTATTTTAAAGGATGCTATTGAACAAATAGCAGCGCCTGCTATACGAAACATGGGGACTATAGGTGGCAATATTGGCAATGGTTCACCAAAGGCTGATACAGCCTTAGTATTTTTTGCTACAGATGCAAAACTGCGTTTAATGAGTAAAGATAATGAGCGTATTATTCCTATAAAATCATTTTATAAAGGCAAGAAGCAGTTAGATTTAAAGTCTGATGAGTTAATTGTTGAAGTGCTTTTTCCAAAAGCTGCTCTTGGTAATTATTATTACCAAAAAGTAGGTGCCAGAAAAGCATTGGCTATTTCAAGAATATCTTTTGCTGGTTTATTAAAAATGGAGAATGATATTATTGTTAATTGTGCTACTGCTTTTGGGGCTGTCAGTGATGTTGTTATTCGCAGAGAGGATATTGATGCTTTGTTTATTGGAAAAACTATTAATGAAGCTAAGACTCTAAAAGAAGCTTATTTAAAAGCATATGATGAGGCTATTGTGCCTATTCGTGGACGTGTTTCAGAAGCATATAGAAAAGACGTCTGTATGAATTTACTCAAAGACTTTTTGAATATCAATGGTATTTAG